One genomic window of Gallus gallus isolate bGalGal1 chromosome 34, bGalGal1.mat.broiler.GRCg7b, whole genome shotgun sequence includes the following:
- the LOC121108072 gene encoding coiled-coil domain-containing protein 81-like isoform X1, with product MSSGMAGANTEQPAGTRRNRTSEAGPAARRASRATDTNTEERVAVWDAVAAYVQEHLLVQKGVWIPTFGSFDTISKDIRTADGTVTLRWPVFQLARNLRAMHHLGSDKDSLPAHREVETLKYSEVAAAASVTWQRGKTCIQSTVSLLSNCLKNGENVAFVLKDIGVLLFEGMSFGIKYYYDFLEKLSGKEKFRKVVFKAPWLLDTLVSRVAPVASLTHSGRLVVFPMFQKQVAPKPPPRIFRKASGDLHGEGKQKKEGALPPLVQGKKVRFAEVPTYIRRFSVASTAGQSSRSRRSLQQESFSSSPLPAILRTSEAREQPVTWQPQGQAGNEGQEHLGQTTGKKHVRFRGDEQGAGEDREAGAAAMWKAKASHSQVAGRQVASRIKDRRCSLRAESSLSRDTKGHASRPPLLHRDSVKLLRQRQMAKKDRPAQAEPQETAASPSHRECSLPEEPSTCRSGLLPPTRNRPESPRSPPPRTTAPRRRPPTPYPFLPRDSVKLLRQRQMATKDRPAQAEPQETAASPSHRECSLPEEPSTSRSGLLPPIRNRPESPRSPPPRTTAPRRRPPTPYPR from the exons atgagctccggcATGGCTGGCGCCAACACGGAGCAACCCGCTGGCACAAGGCGGAACAGGACGAGCGAGGCCGGCCCCGCAGCGAGGCGTGCCTCCAGAGCGACAGACACCAACACCGAAG agcgagttgccgtctgggatgcggtggccgcCTACGTACaggagcacctcctggtgcagaag GGGGTCTGGATTCCCACCTTCGGCTCATTCGACACCATCTCTAAAGACATCAGGACTGCGGACGGGACCGTGACTCTGCGGTGGCCCGTGTTTCAGCTGGCCAGGAACCTCAGAGCCATGCACCACCTCGGGTCCGACAAGGACTCCCTGCCAG cccataggGAGGTGGAGACCCTGAAATACAGCGAGGTGGCTGCCgctgcctctgtgacctggcagagagggaagacctgcatccaaagcaccgtgTCCCTCCTCTCCAACTGCCTCAAGAATGGGGAGAACGTTGCCTTTGTCCTGAAAGACATAGGAGTGCTCCTCTTTGAAGGCATGAGCTTTGGAATTAAATACTATTACGACTTCCTTGAGAAGCTCTCCgggaaggagaaattcagaaaagttgttttcaag gccccctggctgctggacacgCTGGTGTCCCGGGTGGCACCGGTGGCCTCCCTGACGCACTCTGGCCGCCTCGTCGTCTTCCCCAT gTTTCAGAAGCAGGTTGCACCCAAACCACCGCCCAGGATATTCCGCAAGGCCTCCGGAGATCTCCATGGTgaggggaagcaaaagaaagaaggggctttgccacctcttgtccagggcaagaaag TGAGGTTTGCTGAAGTGCCAACGTACATCAGACGCTTCAGCGTTGCAAGTACTGCTGGACAAAGctcaagaagcagaagaagcttacagcaggagagcttttcgtccag tCCGCTGCCAGCGATCCTGAGAACGTCTGAAGCCCGCGAGCAGCCGGTGACCTGGCAGCCgcagggccaggcaggaaaCGAAGGCCAAGAACACCTGGGCCAAACaacgggaaaaaaacatgtccGGTTCCGCGGAGATGAACAAGGAGCGGGAGAGGACCGTGAGGCTGGAGCGGCGGCCATGTGGAAAGCAAAGGCCTCGCACTCTCAGGTTGCCGGGAGGCAGGTGGCATCTCGCATCAAAGACAGGAGATGTTCATTAAGAGCTgagtccagcctgtccagggaTACCAAAGGCCACGCATCCCGGCCGCCGTTACTGCATCGTGACTCTGTGAAactactcaggcagaggcagatggccaagaaggacagGCCGGCGCAGGCAGAACCTCAGGAGACGGCGGCATCACCGTCTCACcgtgagtgcagcctgcctgaggagccctccacctgcagatctggtttgctgccacCCACACGCAACAGACCAGAGTCTCCCAGGAGTCCGCCTCCAAGGACCACAGCCCCACGCCGCAGGCCGCCAACACCCTACCCGTTTCTGCCACGTGACTCTGTCAAactactcaggcagaggcagatggccaCGAAGGACAGGCCGGCACAGGCAGAACCTCAGGAGACGGCGGCATCACCGTCTCACcgtgagtgcagcctgcctgaggagccctccaccagccgatctggtttgctgccacCCATACGCAACAGACCAGAGTCTCCCAGGAGTCCGCCTCCAAGGACcacagccccgcgccgcaggccgccaacaccctacccacgctga